Genomic segment of Candidatus Eremiobacterota bacterium:
GTTGAAAGGTGGGGAAGCGCAATGGATCCAATAGGAACAAGACCCGTCATTCCAGGAAATAAGCTCGTTTCCAAAGAGCCTCCCTCAGGCGAACCAGCACCTGAGGCCGCGGGAGAAAAGCTGGATATCCAGTCTCCCCACGAATCCACATTCAAGGAAAAGCTCGGGAAACTGAAAAGTGCGGCGCTCAGCCAGAAAGGGCGCACTTACATCACCAGCCTCGGGCTCGGCGGGGTCGGACTTGCCACCCTGGGCGCCTTCGTTTTCGGTCTCCCCGGGGCGGTGATAGGCGCTGCTGCAGGCCTCTGCGGCGGCATAGCCGCAGGCGCCCTGATAAGCTCCCCGCTCTCGTTTTTCAAGTGGAGCCGCACAAGCAGCGAAAGAGTTCCGCCAGGCTCCGACGTGAACCTGAATCCCGCTCTGAAGGAATCTTCACTTCTTAAGCCATCCGTCGAGAAGGAGACCGACAGGGTCACCGATTCTCTCGCCGTCCCGGGAAACAGGGTCACCCTAGAGAAAAACGGTGTCAATTCATTTCCCGAGCGGTACCGCATGATGGAGGAGGCGAAGCACAGCATCAACCTTCAGACCCTTATCTTCCACAGCGACGAGACAGGGTGGAAAACGGCGGAGCTGCTCGCAAAAAAGGCAAAGGAAGGCGTGAAGTGCCGGGTCATTTACGACTGGATCTCATCGGCCGACAGCGATCCGAAAATATTCAAGATGATGAAGGAAGCAGGCGTGGAGCTCCAGGCCTTTAATACACCCGTTGACTACAAGTGGCATGAAGAGAATAAGGATGAGATCGTCAGGCACATGCATGGGGCTTTCCAGGATTTTATCAAGGGAGTGGGCGAGGAAGGGCTTGCTGAGCCCGATAAATGGATCGCCGAGAAGGGCGAAAAAGAGTTCAAGTTCTGGATAGGCAACAATGAAAAGGTGCTGGAAAGGCTCAAGGAATACCCTCCCCTTCTCCACAAGCTGAACAACCGCTGGCATATGAAAATTCTGACCGTTGACGGGAAAGAGGCGATGCTGGGAGGGATGAACATAGGATCGGAATATGCAAATGGAGGCTCCGGGCACCGCGACACCTCGCTGGGCGAGAAGGCCTTTTCAGCGGGCGCCTTCCGCGATACCGATGTGAAAGTGGAGGGCCCCGTAGTCGGAAAAGTGAATGAGGCCTTTGCGGAAAACTGGGGATATGCCGGCGGTGAAGACACCGCGGCAATCACCGCGGAAAATCCCGCTGTTACAGCAGCCGGATCGACGAAGACAAGGTTCGTGAGCCATCAGCCCAGGGAGAAAAAAGACAGGAATATTGAGAACTGGTACTACCAGATGCTGAAGAATGCCGAGAAGACGGCGTATATCACCAATGCCTATTTTCTCCCCACGAAGGAATTCAGAAAGGCCCTGATTGAAGCCGCGAAGCGCGGCGTCGATGTAAGGATCCTGACTAATTCAGTAGATACAAACGATCTCCCCATTCTCTCCCAGGGAGGGCGGAAGTTTTACCGGGAGCTGCTGGAAGGCGGGGTCAGGCTCTATGAGCTGAGGAAAGACAACGGCGGCAAGTTCACCACCCTCCACACCAAGGCATCTGTTTTTGACGGAGAGGTGGCAACCATAGGCTCCCACAACCTCGATCCCCGGAGCTTCAATCTGAACTCCGAGGACACCATTGAGATCCAGGATAAAGATTTTGGTAAAGGGATGCACGAGATGTTCCGCGACGATCTCCAGATGTCCAATGAAATCACCCTTGAGGACCTGAACAACGAGACGCCGGCGGATCGCCTGGAGCAATGGTTCGCCTCGGAGATAATCAAGGATCTCCTGTAAAGGTGAAATTCCGGATTCCCGGGTAACATGGCCGGCACCTGTCACCGCAGGCTGTCAAACCACTCTTTCTGGTCAAGCACGCCGAACATGAATGCCCCGCGGTGAGTGGCGTTATCACCGGCATATACCGCCTTGGCCGGAGCCCCCCCTATGGCGCTCTCATATTCGACTGGCAGCGTGGCGATATACGGCGCTATGCATTCGTCGATTTTACCGTAATAATAGCGGGTGGGGGTGGCGTAACGCCACCGGTATGCCTGGTTTTCCTGCAGCCTGGCGAAAAACCTGTTGGAGGCGAGGGAGCTCTCGGCGGCAAAATCATCATTGAGGAACTCCTTCGCGGTCGGGGGGAAGACCTTCCCTGCCTGTGCCCAGCCAATCTTGTTGTGATAGAAGTCTTTCGCGGTCTGCCAGTATTTCGGCTTTATGGCTGCCTGGCTCAGACCCTGCAATCCGTAATAGTCCTCGTAAGAGTTGATCAACAGGGCGACGGTCCCGACGATCCAGGTGGCATCATACTCTGAACGATTGTTGATCCACCGCGTCATCGCCGCGTACAGATCACAGGGCGTGGCGGCAGTTGCCGCCGCTTTTACCGGTATGCCCAGGCTCTCGAGCCTGTTGCGGAACATCATCGTGCTCCAGGCGCCCTGGGACCATCCGCTCAGGAAGAGGTCGCCCTGCTCGATTTTCAGGTCAGCGCACAGGATCTTCGACGCCATGAGCATATCAAGACAGGCCTGCATGGTGCTTTCCTTCACCATATAGCTGTCAGGCTCATTGGATTTGCCTTTCCCTATATAGTCAGCGGCGATCACCATGTAGCCCTGCCCTGCAAAACGCGCAATCATCAGCCGTGTCTCCATTGATTCCTCGGGACTGGAGGGCACCTCGGTCCTGGAAAATACGGTGCCGTGCTGGTACGATACCATGGGCAGCTTTTTCTCCTGAACCTTTGGCAGGGCTGCCAGGCCTGTCACGGTGACAGGACGATTGTCCTTCTCAGGGATGACCGTATTATAGGTGACACGGTAGAGGCTCACCGCATTCCTGGCGGGAGGATACTTGATCGGGAAAGTGCTGAATTCGGCAAGCTCGCCGGTCAATATTTTATTAAGGCGCTCGATGCTGTAGTCGCCGATGTGCTCATAGCTCACGCCGCCAGGAACGGCCCGGCCTCCCTCTGCATAACAGATGCCGATCAACAGAAGGATCATACATAACAGAAGCGCTGAAATGCAATACCTTTTCATAGGAGCCTCC
This window contains:
- a CDS encoding phosphatidylserine/phosphatidylglycerophosphate/cardiolipin synthase family protein gives rise to the protein MDPIGTRPVIPGNKLVSKEPPSGEPAPEAAGEKLDIQSPHESTFKEKLGKLKSAALSQKGRTYITSLGLGGVGLATLGAFVFGLPGAVIGAAAGLCGGIAAGALISSPLSFFKWSRTSSERVPPGSDVNLNPALKESSLLKPSVEKETDRVTDSLAVPGNRVTLEKNGVNSFPERYRMMEEAKHSINLQTLIFHSDETGWKTAELLAKKAKEGVKCRVIYDWISSADSDPKIFKMMKEAGVELQAFNTPVDYKWHEENKDEIVRHMHGAFQDFIKGVGEEGLAEPDKWIAEKGEKEFKFWIGNNEKVLERLKEYPPLLHKLNNRWHMKILTVDGKEAMLGGMNIGSEYANGGSGHRDTSLGEKAFSAGAFRDTDVKVEGPVVGKVNEAFAENWGYAGGEDTAAITAENPAVTAAGSTKTRFVSHQPREKKDRNIENWYYQMLKNAEKTAYITNAYFLPTKEFRKALIEAAKRGVDVRILTNSVDTNDLPILSQGGRKFYRELLEGGVRLYELRKDNGGKFTTLHTKASVFDGEVATIGSHNLDPRSFNLNSEDTIEIQDKDFGKGMHEMFRDDLQMSNEITLEDLNNETPADRLEQWFASEIIKDLL